In Gigantopelta aegis isolate Gae_Host chromosome 14, Gae_host_genome, whole genome shotgun sequence, the following proteins share a genomic window:
- the LOC121388048 gene encoding tubulin beta-4B chain-like, protein MREIVHIQAGQCGNQIGAKFWEVISDEHGIDPTGTYHGDSDLQLERINVYYNEATGGKYVPRAVLVDLEPGTMDSVRSGPFGQIFRPDNFVFGQSGAGNNWAKGHYTEGAELVDSVLDVVRKEAESCDCLQGFQLTHSLGGGTGSGMGTLLISKIREEYPDRIMNTFSVVPSPKVSDTVVEPYNATLSVHQLVENTDETYCIDNEALYDICFRTLKLTTPTYGDLNHLVSATMSGVTTCLRFPGQLNADLRKLAVNMVPFPRLHFFMPGFAPLTSRGSQQYRALTVPELTQQMFDAKNMMAACDPRHGRYLTVAAIFRGRMSMKEVDEQMLNVQNKNSSYFVEWIPNNVKTAVCDIPPRGLKMSSTFIGNSTAIQELFKRISEQFTAMFRRKAFLHWYTGEGMDEMEFTEAESNMNDLVSEYQQYQDATAEEEGEFDEEEGEADDA, encoded by the exons CGACCCAACCGGCACCTACCACGGCGACTCCGACCTCCAGTTGGAGAGAATCAACGTCTACTACAATGAAGCTACAG gaggTAAATATGTTCCCCGTGCTGTGTTGGTCGACTTGGAGCCCGGAACTATGGACTCCGTGAGATCCGGACCTTTTGGTCAGATCTTCAGACCAGACAACTTTGTGTTCGGTCAGAGCGGTGCTGGCAACAACTGGGCCAAAGGTCACTACACAGAGGGCGCTGAACTCGTAGACTCAGTTCTTGATGTTGTCCGCAAGGAAGCTGAAAGTTGCGATTGTCTTCAAGGATTCCAGCTGACACACTCGCTAGGTGGTGGCACAGGTTCCGGTATGGGCACCCTGCTCATCAGCAAGATCCGCGAAGAGTACCCAGACAGAATCATGAACACATTCTCAGTCGTCCCATCACCAAAA GTATCAGACACAGTTGTGGAGCCCTACAACGCTACCCTCTCAGTCCATCAGCTGGTTGAGAACACAGACGAGACATACTGTATCGACAACGAGGCTTTGTACGACATCTGCTTCCGTACCCTGAAACTGACCACCCCAACCTACGGTGACTTGAACCATCTGGTGTCTGCTACCATGTCCGGAGTCACAACCTGTCTCAGATTCCCTGGTCAACTGAACGCTGATCTTCGTAAACTGGCAGTCAATATGGTTCCATTCCCACGTCTCCACTTCTTCATGCCAGGCTTTGCCCCACTCACCTCCCGTGGAAGCCAGCAGTACCGCGCCCTGACAGTCCCTGAGCTCACCCAGCAGATGTTCGATGCCAAGAACATGATGGCTGCCTGCGATCCACGTCATGGCCGTTATCTCACTGTTGCCGCCATATTCCGTGGCCGCATGTCCATGAAAGAGGTTGATGAGCAGATGTTGAATGTCCAGAACAAGAACAGCAGCTACTTCGTCGAATGGATCCCCAACAACGTAAAGACAGCCGTCTGCGACATCCCACCACGTGGTCTCAAGATGTCATCTACCTTTATCGGCAACAGCACTGCCATCCAGGAGCTATTCAAGCGAATCTCCGAGCAGTTCACCGCCATGTTCAGGCGAAAGGCTTTCCTCCATTGGTATACTGGTGAGGGTATGGATGAGATGGAGTTCACTGAGGCAGAGTCCAACATGAACGATTTGGTCTCAGAGTACCAGCAGTACCAGGATGCCACCGCCGAAGAGGAGGGGGAGTTTGACGAGGAGGAGGGCGAGGCTGATGATGCCTAA
- the LOC121388049 gene encoding tubulin beta chain-like: MREIVHMQAGQCGNQIGAKFWEVISDEHGIDPTGTYHGDSDLQLERINVYYNEATGGKYVPRAVLVDLEPGTMDSVRSGPFGQIFRPDNFVFGQSGAGNNWAKGHYTEGAELVDSVLDVVRKESESCDCLQGFQLTHSLGGGTGSGMGTLLISKIREEYPDRIMNTFSVVPSPKVSDTVVEPYNATLSVHQLVENTDETYCIDNEALYDICFRTLKLTTPTYGDLNHLVSATMSGVTTCLRFPGQLNADLRKLAVNMVPFPRLHFFMPGFAPLTSRGSQQYRALTVPELTQQMFDAKNMMAACDPRHGRYLTVAAIFRGRMSMKEVDEQMLNVQNKNSSYFVEWIPNNVKTAVCDIPPRGLKMSGTFIGNSTAIQELFKRISEQFTAMFRRKAFLHWYTGEGMDEMEFTEAESNMNDLVSEYQQYQDATAEEEGEFDEEEGEAEEA, encoded by the exons ATGAGGGAAATCGTACATATGCAAGCCGGACAGTGCGGAAACCAGATCGGAGCCAAG TTCTGGGAAGTGATCTCCGACGAGCACGGCATCGACCCAACCGGCACCTACCACGGCGACTCCGACCTCCAGTTGGAGAGAATCAACGTCTACTACAATGAAGCTACAG GTGGCAAATATGTTCCCCGTGCTGTGTTGGTCGATTTGGAGCCCGGAACTATGGACTCCGTGAGATCCGGACCTTTCGGTCAGATCTTCAGACCAGACAACTTCGTGTTCGGTCAGAGCGGTGCTGGCAACAACTGGGCCAAAGGTCATTACACAGAGGGCGCTGAACTCGTAGACTCAGTTCTGGATGTTGTACGAAAGGAGTCGGAGAGTTGTGACTGCCTGCAGGGATTCCAGCTGACACACTCGTTAGGTGGCGGCACTGGTTCCGGTATGGGTACCCTGCTCATCAGCAAGATCCGCGAAGAGTACCCAGACAGAATCATGAACACATTCTCAGTCGTCCCATCACCAAAG gtaTCAGACACAGTGGTTGAGCCCTACAACGCTACCCTTTCAGTCCATCAGCTGGTTGAGAACACAGACGAGACATACTGTATCGACAACGAGGCTCTGTATGACATCTGCTTCCGTACCCTGAAACTCACCACCCCAACCTACGGTGACTTGAACCATCTGGTGTCTGCTACCATGTCCGGAGTCACAACCTGTCTCAGATTCCCTGGTCAACTGAACGCCGATCTTCGCAAACTGGCAGTCAACATGGTTCCATTCCCACGTCTCCACTTCTTCATGCCAGGCTTTGCCCCACTTACCTCCCGTGGAAGCCAGCAGTATCGTGCCCTGACAGTTCCTGAGCTCACCCAGCAGATGTTTGATGCCAAGAACATGATGGCTGCCTGTGATCCACGTCATGGTCGCTATCTCACTGTTGCCGCCATCTTCCGTGGCCGCATGTCCATGAAGGAGGTTGATGAACAGATGTTGAACGTCCAGAACAAGAACAGCAGCTACTTCGTCGAATGGATCCCCAACAACGTGAAAACAGCCGTCTGCGACATCCCACCACGTGGTCTCAAGATGTCTGGTACATTTATTGGTAACAGCACCGCCATCCAGGAGCTGTTCAAGCGAATCTCCGAGCAGTTCACCGCCATGTTCAGGCGAAAGGCTTTCCTCCACTGGTACACCGGTGAGGGTATGGATGAGATGGAGTTCACTGAGGCAGAGTCCAACATGAACGACTTGGTCTCTGAGTACCAACAGTACCAGGATGCTACCGCTGAGGAGGAGGGAGAGTTTGATGAGGAGGAAGGAGAGGCAGAAGAGGCATAA